The Maridesulfovibrio sp. genomic sequence CCCGGTATACAACCACGGCTCCACCCTGCGCGATGTCGCAGAGCGGGCCTTGAAGCACGGCGAAGTTCTCATTCTCGACGACGGAAGTACGGACGGAGGGCCGGATGCTGTTGAGGATATGGACCTCACCGTAATTTCCCACGATGAAAACCTAGGCAAAGGGCAGGCCATCCTCACTGCAGCTGAAAAAGCACGAGAGCTGGGTAAAACCCACATCATCACCATTGATGCCGACGGCCAACATTTTCCCGAAGAGATTCCTAAATTTATCAAAGCGATCCAACAAAGCCCGGAAACTATTTTCGTAGGCAGCAGGAACTTTGAAGGGCAGAACGTGCCCGGTGCTGCAAAGTTCGGGCGCAGCTTCTCCAATTTCTGGCTACGGGTCCAGACCGGAATAAAAATAAACGACGTACAGAGTGGATTCAGGGCCTATCCCCTTGAAATCTTTTCCGTAGCAAAGACTTCCGAATCCCGCTACGCCTTTGAAGTGGAGATACTGGTCAAATCAGCATGGGCCGGATACGATCTAAAAGACCTGCCTATTGAAGTCTATTATCCCAACCCGGAGGAACGGGTTTCCCACTTTGATACCTTTAAAGATAATATTCGCATCTCGCTGCTTAACACCAGGCTGACCATGCGTTCCTTCGTGCCCCTGCCCCACCGTCAGTACGCAAAGGATGAAGAAGGTAAAATAACTCCCATTCACCCCCTGCGCTCACTGCGAATACTGCTTTGCAAGGATGAAACCCCGCTCAAACTGGCTATTGCCGGAGCAATAGGTATGCTGCTGGGTACTTTACCGCTTATAGCAATGCACTCCATTGCTATCATACTTTTTTGCGGTTTCTTCCGGCTGAGCAAAATAACCGGGCTGGCGGTCAGTCAGTTGTGTATTCCCCCGTTTGTTCCGGCCCTGTGTATCGAAGCCGGACATTACATGCGCTACAATAAATTCCTGACCGAAATCTCTTTGCAGACCATCGGTTACGAAGCGCTGGACCGTTTTTATGAATGGGTGCTTGGATCTCTTGTATTGGGACCGCTCTTTGCCGCAATTATAGGTATTACGATTTACATTATGGCATTTACCATTAAACGGTTTTTAGATATTAAACCGCAGCAGTGTGGAAAAAGTCACCATGAAACGCGATAAGAAATGGTCCAGTAAAAGTCTGGCTCCCGCGTTTTTCCACAATTTTTTTTACGGGGTGATCAAACTGCTGGGCAGACCGGGGGCATACGCCATGCTCTTCTTTGTGGTTGTCTTTTACTGCCTGCTGCCCGGAGTGAGGAAAAGGCCAGCGGAATACATCCGCCGCCGTTTTGGAAAACAGAATGCTGCCAGCAAATTGAAACACACCTTCCTGCTCTACTGGAACTTCGGAAAAATGCTGGTGGACCGTGCAGTACTGCGCATTCTGGGAGATTTCAAAGCCCATGGACCGGATAAAGACATTAGCCTGCTGCAGGAACTCTATGCTGAACACAAACGGCTGATCCTGTTGACCGCGCACGTAGGCTGCTGGCAAATGGGACTTTCATATCTCGGATTTCTGGATGCCCCCAAAGCGGTGGTCATGCTCATGGAACGCGGGGATGTGGACAAACATTCCTTTAAATGGAAAAGCTCGGGCGGAGAAGAAAAGGAAGAAGAAGTAACGATCATCAACCCGGCAGCACCATTGGGTGGAACACTTGAAATGCTCACTGCCCTGCGTGAGAATTCCGTGCTCTGTATCAACGGAGACCGGACTATGGGAAAGAGCAGGCATAATGTGCAGCTTAATTTTCTGGGCGGGAAAATCGAACTTCCGATCACTCCGTTCAAAATTGCGGCAACAACAGAAACCCCTGTGGCAATTGTCTTTTCCATCCGCAGCAAGGCAGGGGAAGGGAAATTCCGGGTAGCACGGGTAATCAACGTGCCTGCAGATACAGGCAAAGGGGAAATCCGCGGTCCCGAAGCTTTCACCCCTTATGCACAACAATTTTCAGCTGAACTGGAAAAGTATTGTCAGGAAAACCCCTACCAATTCTACAATTTTTTTAACATGTGGAATTAACGAATCCTTACAAAGAGGCAAAATTGCATACCAAACTC encodes the following:
- a CDS encoding DUF2062 domain-containing protein, coding for MQIKPLIVIPVYNHGSTLRDVAERALKHGEVLILDDGSTDGGPDAVEDMDLTVISHDENLGKGQAILTAAEKARELGKTHIITIDADGQHFPEEIPKFIKAIQQSPETIFVGSRNFEGQNVPGAAKFGRSFSNFWLRVQTGIKINDVQSGFRAYPLEIFSVAKTSESRYAFEVEILVKSAWAGYDLKDLPIEVYYPNPEERVSHFDTFKDNIRISLLNTRLTMRSFVPLPHRQYAKDEEGKITPIHPLRSLRILLCKDETPLKLAIAGAIGMLLGTLPLIAMHSIAIILFCGFFRLSKITGLAVSQLCIPPFVPALCIEAGHYMRYNKFLTEISLQTIGYEALDRFYEWVLGSLVLGPLFAAIIGITIYIMAFTIKRFLDIKPQQCGKSHHETR
- a CDS encoding acyltransferase — translated: MKRDKKWSSKSLAPAFFHNFFYGVIKLLGRPGAYAMLFFVVVFYCLLPGVRKRPAEYIRRRFGKQNAASKLKHTFLLYWNFGKMLVDRAVLRILGDFKAHGPDKDISLLQELYAEHKRLILLTAHVGCWQMGLSYLGFLDAPKAVVMLMERGDVDKHSFKWKSSGGEEKEEEVTIINPAAPLGGTLEMLTALRENSVLCINGDRTMGKSRHNVQLNFLGGKIELPITPFKIAATTETPVAIVFSIRSKAGEGKFRVARVINVPADTGKGEIRGPEAFTPYAQQFSAELEKYCQENPYQFYNFFNMWN